In Bacillota bacterium, a single genomic region encodes these proteins:
- a CDS encoding gamma-glutamyltransferase family protein, translating into MDTRFPYPSARMPVLARRGMVATSHPLAAQAGLRMLLAGGNAVDAAVAAAACLTVVEPTSCGLGGDAFAIVWDGGALHGLNASGPAPAALDAETLRRRGLKQVPTEGWESVTVPGVVAGWVRLLRRFGSMPLIDVLQPAIEYAEQGHPVPPHTAAVWQGAAARFGHRDDFRDAFLLGGRAPRAGEVFRQPDQARTLRLIGESWGEAMYRGELAEAIARYAARTGGYLTLDDLKRYEPEWVQPLSVPYRDVEVWELPPNGQGAAALLALGIVRHFRLGEGSPHEGARRHLDVAHVHVLAEALRLALHDAYQHIADPRAASVPVERFTDPEHAARLAAEIRLDGTIAEPIPDRSAAGGTVYLCAADGDGRMVSFIQSNFYGFGSGVVVPGTGIAMQNRGAGFNLIPGHPNELAPGKRPFHTIIPGFLTRQGRALAAFGVMGGDMQAQGHVQVVSALVDFGLNPQAALDAPRFRVLPGGRLAVEQGFSPDTIAALEGLGHPVSANQAPLMFGGGQIIWRDPDTGVYIAGSDPRKDGQAVGY; encoded by the coding sequence ATGGACACCCGGTTTCCTTATCCGTCCGCACGCATGCCCGTGCTGGCCCGGCGGGGCATGGTGGCGACCAGCCACCCGCTGGCGGCCCAGGCCGGGCTCCGGATGCTCCTGGCCGGCGGCAACGCCGTCGACGCCGCCGTCGCTGCCGCCGCATGCCTGACGGTGGTCGAACCCACTTCCTGCGGCCTGGGTGGCGATGCGTTCGCCATCGTTTGGGACGGCGGCGCCCTCCACGGGCTCAACGCCTCCGGGCCGGCCCCCGCCGCCCTTGATGCCGAGACCCTGCGGCGGCGGGGCTTGAAGCAGGTCCCGACCGAGGGCTGGGAGTCCGTCACCGTCCCGGGCGTGGTGGCAGGGTGGGTCCGGCTCCTGCGGCGCTTCGGGAGCATGCCCCTCATCGACGTCTTGCAGCCCGCCATCGAGTACGCGGAGCAGGGCCACCCCGTTCCGCCGCACACCGCCGCGGTCTGGCAGGGCGCGGCGGCCCGGTTCGGACACCGGGACGACTTCCGCGACGCCTTTCTCCTCGGCGGCCGGGCGCCTCGGGCCGGCGAGGTGTTTCGCCAGCCCGATCAGGCCCGCACCCTGCGGCTCATCGGTGAGTCCTGGGGCGAGGCCATGTATCGGGGCGAACTGGCCGAAGCCATCGCCCGGTACGCCGCCCGCACCGGCGGGTACCTCACCCTGGACGACCTGAAGCGCTACGAGCCCGAGTGGGTCCAACCGCTGTCCGTCCCGTACCGGGACGTCGAGGTCTGGGAACTGCCGCCCAACGGGCAGGGCGCGGCCGCCCTCCTGGCACTCGGCATCGTCCGTCACTTCCGCCTCGGGGAAGGGTCGCCCCATGAGGGGGCCCGCCGGCACCTGGACGTGGCCCACGTCCACGTCCTCGCCGAGGCGCTGCGCCTGGCCCTTCACGACGCATATCAGCACATCGCCGATCCCCGGGCAGCCTCGGTCCCCGTGGAGCGCTTCACCGACCCTGAGCACGCCGCCCGCCTGGCAGCGGAAATCCGGCTCGACGGCACCATCGCCGAACCCATCCCCGACCGCAGCGCCGCGGGCGGCACCGTCTACCTATGTGCGGCCGACGGGGACGGGCGCATGGTCTCTTTCATCCAGTCGAACTTCTACGGGTTCGGTTCCGGCGTCGTCGTGCCCGGCACCGGTATCGCCATGCAGAATCGCGGCGCCGGTTTCAACCTCATCCCGGGCCACCCCAACGAACTCGCCCCGGGCAAGCGCCCGTTCCACACCATCATCCCGGGCTTCCTGACCCGGCAGGGGCGGGCGCTGGCGGCGTTCGGCGTGATGGGCGGCGACATGCAGGCGCAGGGGCACGTCCAGGTGGTCTCGGCGCTCGTCGACTTCGGCCTCAACCCCCAGGCGGCTCTGGACGCACCCCGCTTCCGGGTGCTGCCCGGCGGCCGGCTGGCGGTGGAGCAGGGCTTCTC